The following are encoded in a window of uncultured Sphaerochaeta sp. genomic DNA:
- a CDS encoding alpha-amylase family protein, with protein MYSIPFRHIHLDFHTSGLIEGIGKDFSKDQFKQALKAAHVDSITLCAKCHHGWMYYPSEKFPMHPHLSFDLFGEMLSAAKELGISVEAYLSVGYDEVIALAQNQYLMRKQDQKLDSTTDFFTPGYHQFCMNTPYLGRICDQIEEVLSIYQVDGIFLDIVGVRTCYCASCMQTAQDQGIDPSDASQMQSIWEHTYIHYIEQVKKTVERVQPGIEIFHNSGHINRGRLDLMHVNSHLELESLPSGGWGYDHFLLSSRFVQHFGKPYLGMTGRFQFGWGDFGGYKHPNGMRYEVSRFLANGAGCSIGDQMHPFGKLEDGLYSIIGTIYQEVEAKQPWCTDVTAVTEIGVLSTESAGNYHIDGVNASLLQGSSDIGAVRILQEGHLLFDILSASDSFTPYKVIILPDRIALSEELENRLDTYLQNGGKILATGISGIKENGKLSKRFGVYWKGQNQSIPNYIEPCSPVISLSSDSFVMYQGSQEIEILEGDSPTILGFIQESFFNRSVEHFSSHYHTASSLDRKGPGMVQNEQTIYAVWNFFSEYALKGNLAAKYLVLESLKKLLERPIISTSYPSQVELSIMEQKGLSRYVVHILHGSKVVRGKNMEVVEDHLPVPASDIEIQVKQPIHSVYLVPTGEKISFTFVNGSVRFTVPSFTCHQMICLCYGENNNED; from the coding sequence ATGTATAGTATCCCTTTCCGTCATATCCACCTCGATTTCCATACTTCTGGGCTAATCGAGGGCATTGGGAAAGACTTTTCAAAAGACCAATTCAAACAAGCCCTCAAGGCTGCTCACGTTGATTCCATCACCTTATGTGCAAAATGTCATCATGGATGGATGTACTATCCTTCCGAAAAATTTCCTATGCATCCTCATCTCTCATTTGACCTGTTTGGCGAGATGCTCAGTGCTGCGAAGGAATTGGGAATATCGGTGGAGGCCTATCTCTCAGTGGGTTATGACGAAGTTATTGCTCTAGCACAAAACCAGTATCTGATGAGAAAGCAAGATCAAAAGCTTGACTCCACAACCGACTTTTTCACCCCAGGGTATCATCAGTTTTGCATGAATACCCCGTATCTTGGACGAATCTGTGACCAAATCGAGGAAGTACTATCTATATACCAAGTTGATGGCATATTCCTCGATATTGTAGGAGTACGTACCTGCTACTGCGCCTCATGCATGCAAACAGCCCAAGATCAAGGAATAGACCCAAGCGATGCTTCCCAGATGCAATCAATCTGGGAACACACCTATATACACTATATCGAACAAGTCAAAAAGACTGTGGAGAGGGTGCAACCTGGCATCGAAATTTTCCACAACAGCGGTCATATCAATCGTGGTCGACTTGACCTCATGCATGTAAATTCTCATCTGGAGTTGGAATCACTACCCTCAGGGGGGTGGGGATATGACCACTTTCTCCTCTCCTCAAGATTTGTACAACATTTTGGGAAGCCATACCTCGGTATGACCGGCCGTTTTCAGTTCGGATGGGGTGACTTTGGTGGGTACAAACATCCCAATGGAATGCGATATGAAGTATCTCGGTTTCTTGCAAATGGTGCTGGGTGTTCCATCGGAGACCAAATGCATCCATTCGGAAAACTTGAAGATGGACTCTATTCCATTATTGGCACCATCTACCAAGAAGTGGAAGCAAAGCAACCCTGGTGCACCGATGTAACTGCCGTTACGGAGATTGGGGTTCTTTCTACCGAGTCAGCAGGCAACTACCATATTGATGGGGTAAATGCATCACTCTTGCAAGGCAGCAGCGATATTGGTGCAGTAAGAATCCTGCAAGAAGGGCATCTGTTGTTTGATATATTGTCAGCAAGCGACTCCTTTACTCCGTATAAAGTTATCATCCTTCCTGATCGGATCGCCTTGAGCGAAGAACTTGAAAATCGTTTGGATACATATCTACAAAATGGAGGAAAAATTCTCGCGACGGGTATAAGTGGCATCAAGGAGAATGGAAAGCTCTCTAAACGTTTTGGGGTATACTGGAAGGGACAAAACCAATCGATTCCCAACTATATTGAACCATGTTCCCCAGTGATTTCTCTCTCCAGTGATTCCTTCGTCATGTATCAAGGAAGCCAAGAAATTGAAATACTTGAAGGAGATTCCCCTACTATACTCGGATTCATACAGGAATCTTTCTTCAACCGAAGTGTGGAACATTTTTCCTCACATTACCACACAGCTAGTTCATTGGATCGGAAAGGTCCCGGAATGGTACAAAATGAGCAAACTATCTATGCTGTATGGAACTTCTTTTCAGAGTACGCATTGAAGGGTAATCTTGCAGCAAAATATCTGGTGCTTGAATCGCTTAAGAAGTTATTAGAGAGACCTATTATCAGCACCTCCTATCCTTCTCAAGTTGAACTCTCCATCATGGAGCAGAAAGGACTCTCCCGTTATGTAGTGCATATACTTCACGGCTCAAAAGTGGTGCGCGGTAAGAACATGGAAGTGGTAGAGGATCATCTTCCCGTCCCTGCATCAGATATCGAAATACAAGTCAAACAACCTATTCATTCGGTCTATTTGGTGCCTACTGGGGAGAAAATTTCGTTTACATTTGTTAATGGAAGCGTCCGCTTCACGGTTCCTTCTTTCACATGCCACCAAATGATCTGTCTTTGCTATGGAGAGAATAATAATGAAGATTGA
- a CDS encoding copper homeostasis protein CutC codes for MKIEICLESIESVIAAEQGGADRVEFCADLFEGGTTPSLGAFKAARANSTIAMNVMVRPRGGDFCYSDLEFEAMKEDARLFREEGANGIVFGILTPDGEIDMERSRQLIEIARPCSVTFHRAFDMSRDASRSLEKLIELGADRVLTSGLEETVTEGLETLKSLIDQAGERIIVMPGCGITERNFTRIQEALGAKEYHVALDGTYESRMTYRPDHIYMGGMLRQTEFSLKHTDKGRVGTVVSQKGGR; via the coding sequence ATGAAGATTGAAATTTGTCTGGAATCGATCGAGAGCGTAATCGCAGCCGAGCAAGGCGGGGCCGACCGCGTGGAGTTCTGCGCCGACCTGTTCGAGGGGGGCACCACCCCATCACTGGGAGCCTTCAAGGCAGCCAGGGCAAACTCCACCATAGCCATGAATGTCATGGTCCGCCCCCGAGGCGGCGACTTCTGCTACTCGGACCTGGAGTTCGAGGCGATGAAGGAGGATGCAAGGCTCTTCCGTGAGGAGGGGGCCAACGGCATCGTCTTCGGCATCCTCACCCCCGACGGGGAGATCGACATGGAGCGCAGCAGACAGCTCATCGAGATCGCTCGCCCCTGCTCGGTCACCTTCCATCGTGCCTTCGACATGAGCCGCGACGCCTCAAGGTCCCTGGAGAAGCTCATTGAGCTCGGGGCAGACCGGGTGCTCACCAGCGGTCTGGAGGAGACCGTCACCGAGGGGCTGGAGACACTGAAAAGCCTGATCGACCAGGCAGGCGAGCGCATCATCGTCATGCCGGGCTGCGGCATCACCGAGAGAAACTTCACCAGGATCCAGGAAGCACTGGGGGCAAAGGAGTACCATGTGGCGCTGGACGGCACCTACGAGTCCCGCATGACCTACAGGCCCGACCACATCTACATGGGCGGCATGCTCCGCCAGACGGAGTTCAGTCTCAAGCACACCGACAAGGGCCGGGTGGGAACCGTGGTCTCCCAGAAAGGGGGCAGGTGA
- a CDS encoding M81 family metallopeptidase, whose product MKGRVFVGGLHHESDTFNPIITSRDEIWVSRKEELFTKKESSASGIINTLIAAGYEVIPSLVARAVPNGVWDRTYYQELKEELLQDLRDAGELDAICLSLHGSMRVQGIGEAEGDLLEAVRLIQPSIPILTSLDMHATLTRRMRKAADGFVGYKCAPHTDTYETGIHAALMVIRTLESGKRPTMAMVRIPMLIAGEQSETSVEPMRSLIQELREREKEEGVLACSYTLGFPWADERENAVHAVVVTQDDQKRADEITKELAAIFWGRRAEFGFYNETRMPSDAIGATKESIAEGVYPVVISDSGDNPTAGGSGDVTNFLRLVMDDPVLSTLDPPLLYQGFYDPPVVAQALREGIGSSFHCSLGAKFDKEKSSPIEAEAKVISLKEKWEGANNVDLALLEMGGVHVVVASKHVGCYDPEMMRILGAEPTRCKAIVVKLGYLEPEIRSIAKRSMMALTTGSTDELFTRLPYRELSRPIYPLDGEFDAELELI is encoded by the coding sequence ATGAAGGGACGAGTCTTCGTGGGCGGGCTACATCATGAGTCCGACACCTTCAACCCCATCATCACCTCCCGTGATGAGATCTGGGTGAGCCGCAAGGAGGAGCTTTTCACAAAGAAGGAGAGCTCAGCAAGCGGGATCATCAACACCCTCATCGCTGCAGGCTATGAGGTCATCCCCTCCCTGGTTGCTCGTGCCGTGCCCAACGGGGTGTGGGACAGAACATACTACCAGGAGCTCAAGGAAGAACTGCTGCAGGACCTGAGGGATGCAGGTGAGCTTGACGCCATCTGCCTCTCGCTGCACGGCAGCATGCGGGTTCAGGGCATCGGGGAGGCCGAGGGGGACCTGCTTGAGGCGGTAAGGCTGATCCAGCCCTCCATCCCCATCCTCACCAGCCTGGACATGCATGCCACCCTCACCAGACGAATGAGGAAGGCAGCTGACGGGTTCGTGGGATACAAGTGTGCCCCGCACACCGACACATACGAGACCGGCATCCACGCCGCCCTGATGGTCATCCGCACCCTTGAGTCAGGCAAGAGACCCACCATGGCCATGGTGAGGATACCGATGCTTATCGCCGGGGAGCAGAGCGAGACCAGCGTGGAGCCGATGAGAAGTCTCATCCAGGAGCTGAGGGAACGGGAGAAGGAAGAAGGCGTGCTTGCCTGTTCCTACACCCTCGGCTTCCCCTGGGCGGATGAGAGGGAGAACGCGGTGCATGCGGTGGTGGTGACCCAGGACGACCAAAAGAGGGCCGATGAGATAACAAAGGAACTGGCAGCCATATTCTGGGGCCGGAGGGCCGAGTTCGGGTTCTACAACGAGACCAGGATGCCCAGCGATGCTATAGGAGCGACCAAGGAGTCGATTGCAGAAGGTGTGTACCCGGTGGTCATCAGCGACAGTGGGGACAACCCAACAGCAGGTGGCAGCGGGGATGTGACGAACTTCCTGCGCCTGGTCATGGACGACCCCGTCCTCTCCACACTTGACCCTCCCCTGCTCTACCAGGGGTTCTATGACCCACCTGTGGTGGCACAGGCCTTGCGCGAGGGAATCGGTTCTTCCTTCCACTGCTCACTGGGAGCGAAGTTCGACAAAGAGAAGAGCAGCCCCATCGAGGCTGAGGCCAAGGTCATCTCTCTCAAGGAGAAATGGGAAGGGGCGAACAACGTCGACCTTGCCCTCCTGGAGATGGGAGGGGTGCACGTGGTGGTGGCGAGCAAGCATGTAGGATGCTACGACCCTGAGATGATGAGGATCCTCGGGGCTGAGCCGACACGGTGCAAGGCAATCGTGGTGAAGCTGGGCTACCTGGAACCGGAGATACGCTCGATTGCAAAGCGGTCGATGATGGCACTCACCACCGGCAGCACCGACGAGCTCTTCACCCGCCTGCCCTACAGGGAGCTCTCCAGGCCCATCTACCCGCTTGACGGGGAGTTCGATGCTGAGCTGGAATTGATCTGA
- a CDS encoding glycosyltransferase family 1 protein, which translates to MKSDLEVRAEPIRVLQILGGLFHGGAEAMIMSLYRHMDTSKVQFDFLVHTDQEGVYDKEIIDCGGKIHHAPEYHGYNHFAYKAWWQSFLKEHPEYHILHFHIRGTAAIVIPIAKRMGRITIAHSHSTGNGKSIKAALKNVLQHSLKNQADYLFACSEPAAIWLFGKKVLRADNFFLWKNAIDTNRFSFDQDIRQKMRASFGYDDTFVIGHVGRFIAAKNHMFLLDVFSEVYKQNSNARLLLIGDGELRLPIEQKIQSMHLDDVVTLAGSRSDVQDCLQAMDVFLFPSLFEGLGIVAIEAQASGLPCIVSDSIPQEVKMSELLTFVSLKKPTEYWAQQVLSHYKEIRRAGDVEQIKKAGYDIIESAQALQAFYLHPQRRLEKE; encoded by the coding sequence TTGAAGTCTGATCTTGAAGTAAGGGCAGAGCCGATACGTGTATTGCAAATCCTAGGGGGACTTTTTCATGGAGGAGCGGAGGCCATGATTATGAGCCTCTATCGTCATATGGATACTTCTAAGGTTCAGTTTGATTTTCTTGTTCATACTGATCAAGAGGGAGTATATGATAAAGAGATTATTGACTGTGGTGGAAAGATTCATCACGCTCCTGAGTATCATGGGTATAATCATTTTGCGTATAAAGCCTGGTGGCAATCTTTTTTAAAAGAACATCCTGAGTATCATATTCTACACTTTCATATCCGTGGGACTGCAGCAATCGTAATTCCTATTGCAAAGAGAATGGGAAGGATTACTATTGCTCATTCCCACAGCACTGGTAATGGGAAAAGTATTAAGGCTGCATTGAAGAATGTGTTGCAACATTCTTTAAAAAACCAAGCTGATTATCTTTTTGCCTGTTCTGAGCCTGCCGCGATTTGGCTATTTGGAAAGAAGGTGCTCCGAGCAGATAATTTCTTTCTTTGGAAAAATGCAATCGATACAAATAGGTTTTCCTTTGATCAGGATATTAGACAAAAGATGAGAGCTTCTTTTGGATATGACGATACTTTTGTTATTGGCCATGTAGGTCGATTTATAGCTGCTAAGAACCATATGTTTCTATTGGATGTATTTTCTGAAGTATATAAACAGAATTCCAATGCACGACTGCTGCTTATCGGAGACGGTGAATTAAGATTGCCAATTGAACAAAAGATCCAATCAATGCATTTGGATGATGTGGTAACTTTGGCAGGATCTCGATCAGATGTGCAGGATTGCTTACAAGCAATGGATGTATTCTTATTCCCCTCACTTTTTGAAGGTCTCGGAATTGTTGCAATCGAAGCACAGGCAAGTGGCTTGCCATGCATCGTGTCTGATTCTATACCACAAGAGGTGAAAATGTCAGAATTGCTCACGTTTGTTTCATTGAAAAAGCCAACAGAATATTGGGCTCAGCAGGTTCTCTCTCATTATAAAGAAATACGTAGGGCAGGAGATGTAGAGCAGATTAAAAAGGCAGGATATGACATTATTGAGTCTGCACAAGCTTTACAGGCATTTTATCTTCATCCTCAAAGAAGACTAGAAAAAGAGTAG
- a CDS encoding glycosyltransferase family 4 protein, giving the protein MNTATILILSNDVDYLYTLRLETIERLLKDGFSVSLSAPSNDRVEFFEQLGCTFYPTEFTPRGKNPVSNLALLLKYVRLIKQVQPHVVLTYTIKANIYGGLVCRMLHAPQIANMTGLGKALMGKGVLQSTIQRLLRIAFKRASTVFLQNERDLNYFLDHKITNKEQSVLIPGSGVNLARHSLEEYPEDDGTIRLIFIARIIKDKGIEEMMAAAIKIHQIHPHVTCDIAGFIGEDEYESQLKVYSDSGAGTYLGFQKDIHTLIKRSHAVVLPSYHLEGIANVLLEGAACGRPVLSTNHIGCRETFDDGVSGIMFEPRSTEALVNAIEQFIAVPYEKKRAMGLAGRKKVEKEFNRQVIVEAYMNAIDRVFLGTPEQGA; this is encoded by the coding sequence ATGAATACTGCAACCATTCTCATTCTATCCAATGATGTGGATTACCTATATACGCTGAGACTTGAAACAATTGAGCGATTGCTCAAGGATGGTTTCTCTGTATCCCTTTCAGCTCCCTCCAATGACAGAGTTGAGTTTTTTGAGCAATTAGGTTGTACCTTCTATCCAACTGAGTTCACTCCACGAGGAAAGAATCCAGTTTCAAATCTGGCGCTCCTTCTAAAATATGTGCGTCTGATTAAACAAGTACAACCTCATGTGGTTCTCACCTATACCATTAAGGCAAACATCTATGGGGGATTGGTATGTAGAATGTTGCATGCCCCTCAAATCGCCAACATGACAGGGCTAGGAAAAGCTTTGATGGGTAAGGGGGTTTTACAATCAACAATCCAAAGATTGCTTCGTATTGCTTTCAAGCGAGCGAGTACGGTATTTCTGCAAAATGAGCGTGACTTGAATTATTTCTTGGACCATAAGATAACCAACAAAGAGCAATCAGTATTGATTCCAGGCTCTGGAGTCAATCTTGCTCGCCATTCCTTGGAGGAGTATCCAGAGGATGATGGGACTATCAGACTCATCTTCATTGCTAGAATCATTAAGGATAAGGGCATCGAGGAGATGATGGCTGCGGCAATCAAGATTCACCAAATACATCCTCATGTTACCTGTGACATTGCTGGATTCATAGGAGAAGATGAGTATGAATCACAGCTCAAAGTCTATAGTGATTCAGGAGCAGGAACCTATCTTGGATTCCAAAAAGATATTCATACATTGATAAAAAGAAGTCATGCAGTTGTTCTTCCTTCCTATCACTTGGAGGGTATTGCGAATGTACTTCTGGAAGGAGCTGCCTGTGGGCGTCCTGTACTCTCTACGAACCATATTGGGTGTAGAGAAACCTTCGATGATGGAGTATCTGGAATCATGTTTGAGCCAAGATCTACTGAAGCGCTTGTTAATGCTATTGAGCAGTTTATTGCTGTTCCTTATGAGAAAAAAAGAGCAATGGGACTTGCTGGAAGGAAGAAAGTTGAGAAAGAATTCAACCGGCAGGTCATTGTAGAAGCTTATATGAATGCAATAGATAGGGTGTTTTTGGGAACACCGGAACAGGGGGCATAG